The Homalodisca vitripennis isolate AUS2020 chromosome 7, UT_GWSS_2.1, whole genome shotgun sequence DNA segment CATTAAGCTAAAAGTACTTTATGTTTTAGATGTTACGGCAAATGACGAGTAAATGCAGGTAACGtaacaattcatatttttttgaCAGTTGAATGGAGTTTTAACTTACCTAACGGCCCCTGGTTACTTCACCGGGAGCCAGGAAGATATTCAGTGCTTCCAAAGTAACTTTAACGAAAATGGTTCAGCGTTCGACGTGGTTATTACCCACAATGagtaagtaaataaaagtatatacaatgacctgcaatatatttttattttccaactttAATTCTAAGTTAAAATAAGAAAAGTGATTTTTAAACGTGTAGgaacaaataaatcaattgttctgtacaaaatattattaaaatacgtaattgtttaattaaatttaattagatcattgtttggagtttttaaacaaattttacataatatattttaccattcgaatctgacaaaaatattttaggagctctaaaaatgttatacaaaatgttttttgcaGTCTCTATAAACATTGTCTGagattttcaatacaataaataaattatgttttattttatttgaaaaataatcaaatGTTCATTTTACCAAATTgctttttaaagttatgttaccTACTATCTTTTGACTAGTTATTGcagttttaataatagtttcaGCTCGTTCCTTTAATATTTCTGTACGATATAGTccgtattttacattttaaaatattatctaaattttaGGAGTCCTCTAATGCCCTTTTGACAGGCCAAAAGAGTACTGCTTTACGCAAAGACAGGtcttaactaatatttttatggtcTTATACATGCGAAGGTTCTTACAATTGTAACTTATCTTAACAGAAACACGTCCAACTATACAATGAAATAAGTTGagattagaaaattacaatacaattttagtaaGATATTTAAAGAAGTTAGCCGACGCAAGTCTGCCATGATCTGTGGTTAGAATATCACTGACCGAGGGAAAAGTTCCTGCATTTAAATGAGTAAATAGAAGATTGATCAATGAAAAGCATAACACTTTTTTATGGTTAACTGTTTTATTAACACTAatggaaaaataacttttatttaattaactaaagcTAATTAAAAcccaactttagtaaaaaaacaaataagcaCCATATCGTAATCAGCTGAGTGGCACATTTTAATCTCctctaataaaataaactatagtcTTGAAGTTTGTATCCAACCCCAACTAAGCCTTATGCGTTAGACATGTAATAATGTACATAAACTATTGCCAActtacatacataataattatgtGTAAATTTACAGAGAAACAACAGCCGATGTAGTATATCAAGTAACAGACAACGGAGATGGAACACTTACTCTAACaagtaagaaatgttttaagtagGTTAATATTCTTGGATTACATTTTTGGTGCTTTAGAACGTATATTTCAGAAATTAATATGTTTACGCTATTCACAGATAGTATGAAAGCTGGTGCAGCAGAAAGTTGGTGCACACAGTATTAACTCATAATAAGTTTacttcaatatatataaatatttaaaatttacataataccTAACAAAATGCCattctttgttaaaagttttacaatGCAATGACTGTGAAGGAAACATAAGGATTCCTATATATATATCGTTTATAGATATTGATTATTGTTTATGGATATTGTTAATAGgtgcaaaaaatcagtaacactacgtttcgggatGGGATAAACAATAAGATTTCTTCCTTAGATGAATAAGGAAcctaacattaaattaatacaatctaggttataagtaaaaaattatactagAGCGTTATAACACGGATATGTTAGCAATCACAACAATGATTATTTTCAATTCCATACACTTTATATGTAAATCAtgaagttaattaaaacaaaacactaatcaaTAAAACCTAGACTAAATAATACATGTCACAGTAGGACTGCACTAACCAACCAACCACAGAGAACTTATCAGAGGCCAATAGTGCTTGGATGACCACTACTTTACGTTAAGTACATGAATTACTAGATTGCATATCTAACGTAATGTAATAAATCTTTTCTCTATTACCGAGTGAAGGAAACtttccggaaaaaatcctgttttccttaaataaacaaaactattaccTAATATAAGTTTcggtatttatttcaaaacaatgatACTGTGGAAATAGTACTGAATATGGTACCAATATTAACAGTAATGTTACATTAGAGTGTTCGTAAAACAAAGCAAAAGTTGGGTTTGCTATATCGTTGCTATGAGTAACTAGTTTGCCATACTATATATCCATATATCCTGTATTTGTCCTAAATTTGGTATCATGTGAAACATTATATTGCTCACTTTCCTGTCCAAAGCCTCAAATCTAAAGTTTATCATTGAAATAAACACTGAAACAAGACGAAACTCTTGTAACTTTCaatatgagaaataaaaatcaataaacccATTTACTCAATCAAATTACTTTCCTTTCTTTTGGGAATAATGCAAAAATGGTAAGGAAATTTCAATACTCTGATCTCTTTTATGTAAGTAGTACATAATGAACTAATGAAATCTTGTTACCCAAGCAATTTCTTAATTAACagatttcatgatttatttattcaataaactttGGTAACAGTAAAAAATTCTGGtccattataaataaatactagtttGAGGCATTTGAATGTAAAATCACAATATATTGTTAGCTGTGTATTCATGGATGTTTCACTTTATGCAATAGTTCGGAATATTTGGTCAAAAACATAACTATCTTTTtaattagagttttaaaatattgttaaaaattttttcgcTTTCTTGTTTAAGAGAAATTCTAAATGGTTAAATAATGTTATGGCGTTAAACTTAAATGTTGAAATAGAAtcaattttcaacaaaaagatTTATGAACATCAAAGacatacaaaaatttcaaatgttaccAGCTAAATCGTACGTAATTCTATTCTGAAAGAAATTGAGCCGTACCTTTTGCAAATTTCCAGTTACTTTTACAGACCTATATAAATATCCTATAGCTAGGAAGACTTTTTGCAATGAAATGATTCAGAAATATGTCTTTGTTCACTACCTAAAAATactgtagtatttttattaatgtaggataaattataaattaaatatgatgaGCTTTGCAATATTGTGTTTCTATTCACTAAATATTGCATAAAAACCAActctttgtgtttattttaatatttttataattattaggacTACTATATAACAATAGGTAAAAATATGTGAGCAACTTTGATATTGTACTGTCTGTTTGGATTGAACAGCCTTTTATCAAGAATCTTCATTCAAGACTTTTATTAGATTAACGGATTAATCTGactaaatatgttaattttactgATGCAGGCCCAGATTTCCCATCAACAGAGACAGTCTACGTCGTTTATTTTGATAACCAGGTGTTGGCTTATTTCAACTGCCAAGATTCAGGTGATAACTTTAGCCTGTAAGAAGTTATTTCATATAAGTCTATGGAGTTTACCTATAGAAATTTATTTGTACgtatataaaattcttattaatgtttaaaaacaaatgaaactaGGGTGTAAACACAGCTGCACGTATACCTTTAAATTcgaatttaaatcaaattaatgtaaatatttcatgttcaattaatgtaaaaattttcaagtGAAATTCCTAATACAATAATAcgtatttaacttaaaattttcaaccCGTTTATTCTTTTAATAGAACGGGTATAAAACATGTGAATGGTTTTGTGTATCTTTTAACAAACCACAGGCCATACATtctaataaaaatctttaaaatcaaaaAGGCTTATTTTTTCTACATTTCACTGGATCTATTTATTCGACATTTATTAAACATCAACATTCATCTATATATTAAGTACTTAACTGAATATTACTGACAAGTTTTCATCagaactttatattaaaatataacagctAGCTCCTCTAGCCCCACGAACTAACGTACTCTTGCATCCAAAGTGTCTAATAAGGCTACTTGAGGGCTCTAGAAGTATGATCCATTATTTCAATGCTTCACGCATGcaagatgaatatttattttatgtttgttttactaAAGCTAAAAATATGTGAAACAAATTATTGCCTAGTAATAAAGGGAGTTAAATACTCTGTATAGTTAAGCCAATTTAGTAATGAAACTTTGTCTACGTAttactaattatgttttaagtttacTAATTAGCCTATAGAAACTATTCCCTACACTATTCATATATTGTACGAAACAATCACCATATATTTCCCAAACCAAGTAAATTACGTGCCAAGGCATAAAATAGTCCTGCCTGCTCAGTCGTAGAGTGTACATACATTTTGgggttacaaattattattatttatagcattTTCATTAAACTAAAACCTTTCAAATCGATCTACATACAAAAACTTTAAGAAAGTGATTTTAGTATTGTAGACAAAGTTGTAGTTTATATTACTGTAATGGGtgccatattaaaaaaaaccacgtACCACAGAGTCCaatatattttgaagataaatttgtGTTCTTACGTTTAAACCTAACAAGAAGAACTTTATACATAGATGAACTAAAGTTTATTATCTCTAAGGATCACCATGTTATGTATTTGCAGCAAGCGAAACTTACAAGGGGTTTGCTGGAGTTGGAGTGGTGAATGCTAACAATAGTGAAATAGAGTTCTCACCAACCATTCTCAAGGGTCTGAAGGAAGCTGATTCTGCACTCGAGCAAGTGAAGCTAGTTCCACTAGCTGGCATTGACACAAGCTGTGGGAACTGAGCATATAATGTGGAAACTGTTGTAATTATGTATGAACGTGTGGTAAAATATTGgttgtatcaaaataaaagttagtaACCTCCTCACAAACTGTTGgcataattaatataattcctTTCTTTCatcattatatgtaaaatataaattgtatcacAATCATCAACAGATTCTTTAATTCAATAGGCAGTCCCCTCATCGAGATATTCTTACACGTTCAGACACAATTATACCCACATACTTTTAAAACACAATCACACTAAATACAGATGCCGCACTTTCCAACATTATAGgagttaattattaattcatcAATATAGTAAAACGCATTGAATATCAAAAGGCTTTTGAgatgagtttaaattttattttggtcaTCAGAAATGTTTATATCTTCAGGGAGTTTTTGATTAGTCTAACGCCAGCTTTTTGGGGTAAGTTTTGAGATAAAGCCATTCCATGTTGATGACTTCCGAGAACCAAAGCGCATATAAATCTGCAATACACGATCAACACAACAGTATGAAATATAATACTCAGATTTTAAACCATTCTCTGAACTCAACAAATTAGGGCCTTTGTGTATCGTGAAtctttgtaatctgaatttggtTACATTCATAAAACCATACAAAACCGGAGTATTTGacgtgaaatatatttattattgatacttcATAATCAGAGTAattaactttactttacttttttctgtgcaACCAAATCCTCAAAATACACAAGATTTTTGACCAAAAAACATAtcgtaaacaaacaaaaatattttttctcaatttGGAAGCGAAGCTGTTTAAACATGtcttataaaaagattttaaataaatactttgctctttgatttgttttcatttttatatacgctattgtgtaatttgtaatcaatttatttacatttatgtcgACATAAACGTAAAAGTACAGTTTGTTACttgtcgttttcaaaatatcttatACGACATTTACATCCATATACAAATACGGGTGAATTTGAACAGATTCAAACCTATAGATATctgtatatttaacaaaatatttcacatgAAAGGGAGTCAGTAATTTCTCAAGATTGAACGTTTTAAGAACATTTAACAGCAGAAATTAAGGAGGCTCTAAATTAGGAGTACGAACAAATTTTGGATTATCTAAAATAACTCTAAATATAAAAGTCTTTGAATTAGGCTTGCAGacgtgtatatattatttacatatgaggcaaactcaaaattgccGTCgcaataaaataaactcaaacCAGATGTGCTCAAAAACGTGCAAGGCCTATACAATTCCATTGAAGCCGTTGGTAACCGCTGCTTAGCAGATATAATTCTgggtttatttcattaaatactgtttaaaacatataataatacaatgaatatttcaccacaaaacatagaaaataaatacGGAAACAGCATTACAACTGGCGATTTTTTTGTGTAACTTTCATTAGAGCAGCCATAGACAACATAAATATGAGAATGAATGAAATTATAAGCTCTCTATTTTAATAGGTAAAGTTAGGAACATTGGAAGTTAGGTATTCCCTTTATTATCTCAAAACCACTGAGATTGtgttatgtaattaaattgaaGTGTGCAATGGTTGCTTATTTTTCCATTAACTATCTAATActagtaatattagttttaacatttagttctgtatttgtaaaattgtgtGTCAAGAACAAAACTGATTTTGTTATTGTAAGAAAAATTAACTTCTGAATTAGCGATATGTATTTGTTATGTTATcgattattattactattatgtcttattgcaaaatttaaaagatttaacaagcaaatttttattaagttattatttaaagtgtatatagAATATCCTGTGGATTCAAACGCTTGGCAATACAGGAAATCGTATATAGAGTAATCGTGCCAGCACAGCCAACAAATGGTCGGACGAATTTAATTGGAGTAAATTGTCCCAATTAATCCAACGTAAAAGTAAGATGAAATGCCCAGTAAAACTAATGgtccatttattaaaaatacagtgttgATAAAACTATATGTAACACTCAATGTTTACATACCTTATTGTGCCTTATTGATAActtaaaactttgatttattgaatgaattaatagtctttaaatatatatatagtttaaagtaatttatatatatatatatatatatagtttaaattaatttatatatatctatatatataaagtttaaagtatatacaaaatttatatatcactatattgttattacattttttaacgttgtaaataataatataatataacaatattacgtATTATGATATCCTACAATATAACGAGTATATATTATTACActatattaagaatataaaaattttaaaaataattgtattatttattaataaacactcCATCTGAGAATGAACCATAATATTGGTAACAGATGTAAATTCTCTAGATATTTCAACTTCACTTTAAAAATGCATCTGCAGTCAAGAGTAAtataacaagaaacacagattaCTTATACTTCTTGATTGAAGATGACAAAGCTAGAATCCCatcaaattgtaattgttttgaatataacaCTTGCATAAAGCCGTTTGATTTACTATGAGTTTTTACCTGGAATCATGTGAGGACCTATTGTGGTAGCAGgatataatcaaaaacatattacagagcccaaacattagtttttgttttattttggtcTTCAAATGTTTGGGACACGGATAAATTTGAGACTAATTAGGCTATGTTTAAGTTTCATGATCAGGCTGTCTTGCCAAACCTTGGGCTTAAAAGAGGGTATTATTCTTTAGTGATTGAAAGATACATAAGCCGATGAGCAAAGTGGATTGGAAGTGGTGCTTAtagtaaactgtttatttattatacccTTTATAAAGAAAGAATGTTGGTTTCATGTGTATTTTCACTATGTAACTTAGAGAATACGGATCCCTTTACTATCTTCTTCGTGCCAGAGTCTTTAACTGATTTTGTCCATGACTGTGAGGATATTAGGAATTGCCAATTTGGTATTGAGTAGTTGATTCTAGTACTGCCGTTCTGAATTTGTTGTATTAATGTGTCTCAGATGTCGAAATAATAGACAGAACACCTTTTGGAGCTTCTCCATCAGAATGAGATTTTTTTAGACCAACATTACTCTCGATTCCCGGAGTCAGTCTGTAACAGCGTTAGAtactagacgctgcactaagaggaatatGAACTGCAGCATTCACGTTGAATTAACTCTTCCcactatatgttttaaattattcgttAACAATTTGAAACACTGACATACGTTTTAATCaacttattcttttttaattaggcctatataaaataatacagtgtagGATTTTACGATGGTATATTGTATATAGATTCAATAAAGTATCATTAAAAATCCTTTTGACGCAAAAAATAAGATGATCACGATGAGCGATGAGTAATGATACTGATATGAGATTATCAGTGAGTAGGAGAGTACCACTCACCAGCGATATGTTTGTTACATTTGGGGTTAATTAGCATTCAACCATTGTTCAACAAATAATTGCCTGTTTCCAGTGGTGATATAGTGTCCAATGCTGGTACTACTGGATCAATTTTCAATTAACTACATACAAACAATGATATCTTAGTTCATGAAATTAGGTCAGCTTCCACTTTacatgtcaattttatttttatactaaattctctagttgtataaaaatatgagtatAATATACGTCACTTTACACTTATTAACATCTGTATAAATCAAGGGCATGCGGTGCTCTTAACCAGAGACACAGATTTTACGAAATACTAGCactgtaaaacattttagtggATTAAATGAATTTGATTCTGAGGTGATCGCTTGACCTTCCTTAAATTTGGTTTCTTCATGACATGTTTTGTCCAAATCTTTAacctaattcttatttttatttaactggtataatataaatgtatgcaacagaaaaaattataaaccataaaatataaatgagattattaaatttaactatcaTGCATGTCAACGTTATTTGACCTTGCCAAGAatcttttgaatatatttattcttaaggaacaatgttaaattaaataagtttacaaagaaagtttttaataactttgttttgtaactacctttatatgataaaattgttttatatcagatgaatttaattattttaagcacCATATTTGTTCATTGTAATATTACATCATTTAGGcgtaaaattgtatacaataataCTAATACCTTAAgataaacagatataaaatgtATTCCTAGCGTCACATAGTCCAAATAAGTTTCACACCTATACtagaaaaatactaataatatataaaaatcagcAAAATATCCAGTCTTTAAATAGGATATGTTGTGAACAATCGGAATAGTGTCAATGGGCAAAGAGCCAGAACTTTACGGATACCAGTAAAAAACTAATAACGCTTTAATgaattttgtcatttatttgatagaaaaatattgcaaaacaaGTATATATGTGACACTCTTGCAAATTATCCAAATAACTGACACGTTTAGTTGTTTCTAGCGCAGCTTTGATATTTGACAAATTATCCTGCGCTAGTGGACAATGATACATTGGTTCAATAACTGAGCCTAATGAACCATTATGAAATTGCTTAATTAGCTAGCTCCTGTAAAACCCTGGAGTACTGGCCCAATACCAGTAGTGAACCTAATAGCTTATGCAAATAGCAGTTTGCACTGGAACACCgttcattaaacaaataaatctcTACTGAATCACTGGAATTTTGGTTTAATAATAGATATCAGTAAAGAACTAAGCAATTTTATAAGCCTAGAGAGAAAATGACACATTCGGCCACTAATTTTTTCGTGAATTATTAGCACATATCACTTGTACTTAGCACATATTGTGGATTGCATAAATAACTGCACTTACTTAATCGGTAAAGCATTTGTACAGTAAAAGGTCTTATTTAAGTATTGGTAGTTGGTATTGGTTGCTGAAGTAACTAATTCTAGTAGATCAATGGTGCATTGGGTTAATAAGTAGCTATTGAGAGATTCACTAGAACACGGTTCAAGTAACTAATCCTAGTTGAAGATTCTTGAGCTATTATGGTCTGACACTCGTCATAAGAACAACTTGTGCATTGCCCACTTAACTAATCTTAgtttacaacatatttaattttggataatttattgttaataaggtaatgtttataaataaatacagtttgtcTAAAAACTCTGCTGCTACTCTATGTCAACTTTTGGGTTGAACACACGAGATCTCCAGAACTACGGCAATATTTATCAGAAACTGCTGGCGGGCATTTAATCAATGCGTATGGCCTTATACTCTTATAATCACAGCTCAAGTACTACATATGAATTGCATATGATCTTAGCTAAGACGCAACATTATGATATCAATCCCGTTAACATAGATAGCCTTGTACAcagacattaaataaataaaagtttcttttgtttttagattgctgttagatttttatttatatttgacatttGACTTGGCTTTAACACAACTCTTTGAGAGGTTTGGTTTCTCCcatgtaaatttttgtaatgcAGTTGAATCTTTAACGAATATGAACTGAGCAAACTTATGAAACATGCACTCACGAGAAATGAAACCTAAATACAGGTTTGcaccaaattatatttatatgtgtataactTACCCAACAAAAGAGTGATGGTTAGAAATCTGTGTGCATTCCAGACATAAATTAAAACCAAAGATACCGAGGGGTGATAAGTAAAGATGAGAGCCTTTAGCACAATAAATCCTGTGGCCAGCAACTGCTCCGCGTGCCGCACAAGACAAATTGGGGTTGTAAATCTTTACCCCGCACAGTTTAGCTCTCacattataataagaataaaggtGAGAGTTCGTTCCAGTTCCAATCTCTACGTTAACCACCCCATTTAGTGTACCTTATTAGAGTTTAAACTTTTACCAACTAGTCATGTCAAATAAAGTCCATTTATCTCTTTTATGGCTTTTTGCACCTTTCCAGCGGTTGTGGATTATTTTAACTACCTATTccatattataaatactttttgattaATCCACTAGCTTATTACGCAGAGGGAGGGCAACAAGAAAAAATGGATTTTTTCCAACAAGATTTGCGCTATTGGAATCTATATTCAAACTgaagtacataaaataaagtaatctAATATATTGAAAACCATATCTCGCCATTTAAACATGCCATTTATTGAATGGCATGTATTTTGCCCCACTTTTTATTTCAGTGCAAATAGAAACATCACAATATAGTACCTaactggaaattttatttattacaatttttacttcaCAATGGAATACTCATAGAATTTCAGATCATGTGTCGCATAACAAGCTTAATAAGAATATCATGAGAAATATCTTATGCAGTGACATGAACTACTATTGAATATGATCTTACTAAGTAGAAAAGAGGATTGATAAGAAGTATGTCTCtataaacctatttattttgTGACATACAAACAGAAGACAAACCTAGCCAGCTCCTTGAGTTATTGAATTTTGATGATTCGAGGTCAAACCTAAGTACCATATAATGCTACATCCATCACGCCCTGAATCTTGGCTATATAAAAATGTTGGTTAATTCTCAACGTAAAGCTCGGTTTATCTTTGAAACATCCTGCAGGCAGAACTAACATGTTTCACTTTCCTCAATAGGACTACTAGTCAGCCAACTGGTGCATAAGGTGCTTGGataatatatacaacatttcatGTACATCGGATCATAATAAAGGGCTACAATTGTTGCCTAAAAGTGTACCggaaaacaaaatatcaatttcaGAAAACAAGATTTGGTGTAATTTTCTATCTATTTACTCATATATTAATTACACTGTGTACAATTAAACTACATATCTTCGTTTCAATCCTTAAACCGTATTTTGGCAGTTTTCTT contains these protein-coding regions:
- the LOC124366562 gene encoding uncharacterized protein LOC124366562, with amino-acid sequence MIALVVLLGLVMPYLAGVQGTCDPDAVKQIKAFWNGKPPLNNLEKLNGVLTYLTAPGYFTGSQEDIQCFQSNFNENGSAFDVVITHNEETTADVVYQVTDNGDGTLTLTSPDFPSTETVYVVYFDNQVLAYFNCQDSASETYKGFAGVGVVNANNSEIEFSPTILKGLKEADSALEQVKLVPLAGIDTSCGN